The following proteins are encoded in a genomic region of Oryctolagus cuniculus chromosome 6, mOryCun1.1, whole genome shotgun sequence:
- the LOC100358241 gene encoding stathmin, giving the protein MASSDIQVKELEKRASGQAFELILSPRSKESVPDFPLSPPKKKDLSLEEIQKKLEAAEERRKSHEAEVLKQLAEKREHEKEVLQKAIEENNNFSKMAEEKLTHKMEANKENREAQMAAKLERLREKDKHIEEVRKNKESKDPADETEAD; this is encoded by the coding sequence ATGGCGTCTTCTGATATTCAGGTGAAAGAACTGGAGAAGCGTGCTTCGGGCCAGGCTTTTGAGCTGATTCTCAGCCCTCGGTCAAAAGAATCTGTCCCGGATTTCCCCCTTTCCCCTCCGAAGAAGAAGGATCTTTCCCTGGAGGAGATTCAGAAGAAATTAGAAGCTGCTGAAGAAAGACGCAAGTCCCATGAAGCCGAGGTCTTGAAGCAGCTTGCCGAGAAACGGGAGCACGAGAAAGAAGTGCTGCAGAAAGCGATAGAAGAGAACAACAACTTCAGCAAAATGGCGGAAGAGAAACTGACCCACAAGATGGAAGCTAACAAAGAGAACCGGGAggcccagatggctgccaagcTGGAGCGTTTGCGAGAGAAGGATAAGCACATTGAGGAAGTGCGGAAGAACAAAGAATCCAAAGACCCCGCTGATGAGACTGAAGCTGACTAA